A single genomic interval of Arachis duranensis cultivar V14167 chromosome 7, aradu.V14167.gnm2.J7QH, whole genome shotgun sequence harbors:
- the LOC107459310 gene encoding uncharacterized protein LOC107459310 gives MQELRHRVQNLERQLADQEHDRRTTDPSYSPSPESRERDSHRSHPRQASDSRTEAESTREDSPIPRRRNDTIIYSRGKETHPTGRDREDGEGRPVRTWRPVIMGATPFHRSILEVRLPKHFDKPTDMRYDGTQDPLEHLTAFEARMNLEGVGDEVRCRAFPVTLAGPAIRWFNGLLQGSIYGFSDISHAFLAQFTTRIAKTKHPINLLGIIQRPGKPTRKYLDWFNDECLEIDGLTDSVASLCLTNVLLNEDFRKHLTKKSVWTMHEIQTVAKEYINDEEVSQVVAANKRHSGYNQPRQQSNRERQKEQGREGGPSKAPRLFPRIRKFTNYTPLTLPIMEVYQQIAEKEILSKPRPLKDRTGENKSFYCDYHKGFGHQTQDCFDLKDALEQAIRDGKLTEFSHLIREPRRRHRDQDEEGKTRSAKRRQEPKNKDHGLTVINVVTAKNTTPRSRSAHKKDAKVLAVSSSPMRSSKKPPSISFGPEDQWFDEAPENPPMVITARVETGLVK, from the coding sequence atgcaggagctacgCCATAGGGTCCAGAACCTGGAACGACAACTAGCCGATCAGGAGCATGATCGACGAACCACCGATCCTAGCTACTCCCCATCCCCTGAAAGCCGGGAGAGAGATTCCCACCGGAGTCACCCCCGGCAAGCCTCCGATTCCAGAACGGAAGCGGAAAGCACCCGAGAAGATTCGCCCATCCCGAGAAGACGAAATGACACAATCATCTACTCCCGAGGCAAGGAAACACATCCCACGGGACGAGATCGCGAGGATGGAGAAGGGAGGCCTGTGAGGACATGGCGCCCCGTGATAATGGGCGCCACCCCGTTCCATCGGTCCATCCTCGAGGTCCGGTTGCCTAAGCACttcgacaaaccaacggacatgaggtacgatGGAACCCAAGACCCTCTGGAACACCTCACGGCCTTTGAGGCTAGAATGAATCTGGAGGGAGTAGGAGACGAGGTGAGGTGCCGGGCCTTCCCGGTCACCCTGGCAGGACCTGCGATCCGATGGTTTAACGGCCTCCTGCAGGGATCCATCTATGGGTTTTCGGACATCAGCCATGCCTTCTTAGCTCAATTCACAACACGAATAGCAAAGACAAAGCACCCAATCAACTTGCTCGGGATAATCCAAAGGCCCGGGAAGCcgaccagaaaatacctggacTGGTTCAACGACGAATGCTTAGAAATTGACGGCCTAACCGACTCGGTGGCCAGCCTCTGTCTGACGAACGTCCTCCTCAACGAGGACTTCCGAAAACACCTCACCAAGAAATCGGTTTGGACGATGCACGAGATCCAAACGGTAGCTAAGGAATACATAAATGACGAGGAAGTCAGCCAGGTCGTGGCTGCCAATAAACGACACTCCGGCTACAATCAACCTAGGCAACAAAGTAACAGAGAGAGACAGAAAGAGCAAGGCAGAGAGGGAGGGCCGAGCAAGGCACCCAGACTGTTTCCCCGGATCAGAAAATTCACCAATTACACTCCACTCACTCTCCCCATCATGGAAGTTTACCAGCAAATAGCCGAGAAAGAAATCTTGTCGAAGCCCCGACCACTCAAGGACCGTACGGGGGAAAACAAGAGCTTCTACTGTGACTACCACAAGGGCTTTGGGCACCAAACACAGGACTGCTTTGACCTGAAGGATGCACTAGAGCAAGCGATAAGGGACGGTAAACTAACAGAATTCTCCCATCTTATAAGGGAGCCGAGGAGGCGACATCGCGACCAAGACGAGGAAGGCAAGACCCGGTCGGCAAAGCGGCGACAAGAGCCAAAAAACAAAGACCACGGTCTCACCGTGATAAACGTAGTAACCGCCAAAAACACCACACCGAGGTCGAGATCGGCGCACAAGAAAGACGCCAAGGTCCTGGCGGTCTCCTCCTCGCCGATGCGAAGCTCTAAGAAGCCCCCATCTATCTCTTTCGGCCCGGAAGATCAGTGGTTTGACGAGGCCCCTGAAAATCCACCCATGGTCATCACGGCCAGAGTGGAAACTGGCCTCGTCAAATGA